A stretch of the Acyrthosiphon pisum isolate AL4f chromosome A2, pea_aphid_22Mar2018_4r6ur, whole genome shotgun sequence genome encodes the following:
- the LOC103308549 gene encoding uncharacterized protein LOC103308549 isoform X3, with translation MWEASYQHIAIAQKQALVQDPHLLAVRDLRQEEVQSRARLGPVTSLNPREIRTELMCNEFNKWEEFRKMGKGVLRYGSCTATNNWVSNKGGLSSGEWTNAIKASMNSMSTRGTGGRSIGNPHCRNLACNEKNIIDTFPHIQGSCPKTEFLRNNAYYKFCTSLVNLFRAKTSEVHEEVCCVVFDEGATKNRRADNIIVVDRRNGRGLIIDPTIRWETNDEQQDDNVYKEKRDIYLPCTPNLSRL, from the coding sequence ATGTGGGAGGCTTCTTACCAGCATATCGCCATCGCCCAAAAGCAAGCGCTCGTCCAAGACCCACACTTACTAGCAGTCCGTGATCTACGCCAGGAAGAAGTACAGTCTCGCGCACGCCTAGGTCCCGTAACCAGCCTAAATCCACGTGAAATACGCACTGAGTTAATGTGCAATGAGTTCAATAAGTGGGAAGAGTTTAGAAAAATGGGAAAAGGCGTACTAAGGTATGGCAGTTGTACAGCGACTAACAATTGGGTATCAAACAAAGGAGGGCTCTCAAGTGGTGAATGGACGAATGCAATTAAAGCGTCGATGAACTCGATGTCTACCCGAGGAACAGGAGGTAGGAGTATCGGTAATCCCCATTGCAGGAATCTAGCCTGcaatgagaaaaatataattgatacctTTCCCCACATCCAAGGATCCTGCCCCAAGACTGAATTTCTTCGCAACAATGCCTATTACAAATTCTGTACCTCCCTGGTCAACCTATTTAGAGCAAAAACCTCTGAAGTACACGAAGAAGTGTGCTGCGTAGTTTTCGATGAAGGAGCAACTAAAAACAGAAGGGCTGATAATATCATAGTGGTAGACAGAAGGAACGGACGAGGCCTCATCATAGACCCCACGATTCGTTGGGAAACCAATGACGAACAACAAGACGACAATGTGTACAAAGAGAAAAgagatatatacctaccatgcACACCCAACCTGAGCCGCCTCTAG